In Legionella lytica, one genomic interval encodes:
- a CDS encoding AI-2E family transporter produces MGRVIGFAASLIIVWIVGYFLIVGSNIFIPVVLAIFIWHILNTIQGIIQRIPKYGALLPNWLSMILAFGVAAIFISIFINIISNNVSNVVYASGRYQDHLLSIIDGIDKRYHIEVLTNVNNIIKTINIQTMLLKVSGVFTTLASSTVLIALYVAFLFVEQHYFLRKIDALVPSLENQQLVNNILIHIVNDTQIYLGLKSLLSIATAMASWFIMKWVGVDFAEFWALLIFFLNFIPNIGAIIAIFFPATLAIVQFADWLHFLEIIIGLGSIQFLVGNIIEPRFLGNSLNLSPLAILLSLTVWGTIWGVLGMFLSVPITVMMMIIFAHFEATRPIAILLSQDGDIFKSYETISGEKIPEKNWIQY; encoded by the coding sequence ATGGGGCGCGTTATTGGATTTGCAGCCAGCTTAATTATCGTATGGATAGTCGGTTATTTTCTTATCGTTGGCAGCAACATCTTTATTCCAGTTGTTTTGGCAATCTTTATTTGGCACATTCTCAATACCATTCAAGGTATTATCCAACGCATTCCTAAATACGGCGCTTTACTCCCTAATTGGCTGAGTATGATTTTAGCCTTTGGTGTCGCTGCGATTTTTATCAGTATCTTCATAAATATTATTTCGAATAATGTCAGTAATGTTGTTTATGCTTCTGGACGTTACCAAGATCATCTATTGTCTATTATTGATGGCATCGACAAGCGATATCACATTGAAGTATTAACTAACGTTAATAACATTATAAAAACCATTAATATTCAAACGATGCTTCTAAAAGTCTCTGGTGTTTTTACTACTCTCGCCAGTTCCACTGTTCTCATCGCCTTGTATGTTGCCTTTTTATTTGTAGAGCAACACTACTTCCTCCGAAAAATCGATGCCCTAGTCCCCTCGCTAGAGAATCAACAATTAGTTAATAATATTTTGATCCATATAGTTAACGACACCCAAATTTACTTAGGCTTAAAATCGCTTTTAAGTATTGCTACCGCAATGGCAAGTTGGTTCATTATGAAATGGGTAGGAGTCGATTTCGCCGAATTTTGGGCTCTGCTCATTTTCTTTCTCAATTTTATTCCCAATATCGGGGCAATTATCGCCATTTTTTTCCCAGCCACTTTAGCCATAGTACAGTTTGCTGACTGGCTCCATTTTCTAGAAATTATTATCGGTCTGGGGTCGATACAATTTCTTGTTGGCAACATAATTGAACCGCGTTTTCTGGGTAACTCATTGAATTTAAGCCCTTTAGCAATTTTACTCTCATTAACGGTTTGGGGCACCATCTGGGGTGTCTTAGGAATGTTTCTTTCCGTTCCTATTACCGTGATGATGATGATCATATTTGCGCATTTCGAAGCAACTCGTCCTATTGCCATTTTATTGTCCCAAGATGGGGATATTTTTAAATCTTATGAAACAATTTCTGGTGAAAAGATACCCGAGAAGAATTGGATACAGTATTAA
- a CDS encoding diguanylate cyclase response regulator produces MMHDSSASNPLKILLIEDSVGDAMIISKVLQQAMPQAHLLERASTISEALKIVSEQEFDVALLDRTLPDSHGFNGLHSIQNMSPKLPIIFLTGYKDERLALEAIKQGAQDYLFKDQLDANLIKRAIQYAVLRKQFEDVLIIRANFDMLTGLANRMLFENRLEIALAKMRQLGGIISVLLLDLDKFKQVNDTYGHIAGDKLLKEVSSRLKQSLRSYDVVARFGGDEFAILLENLSDPHQSEIVAKKIASLMDAPFNLSGNELPITLSIGIVNCHNNRYISSESVLLQADAAMYEAKSLPGTSYRVFGSN; encoded by the coding sequence ATGATGCACGATTCATCTGCCTCTAATCCTCTAAAAATCTTGCTCATTGAAGACTCTGTCGGTGATGCAATGATTATTAGTAAGGTGTTACAGCAGGCTATGCCTCAAGCTCACCTATTGGAAAGAGCCTCAACAATTAGCGAGGCGCTAAAAATTGTCTCTGAGCAGGAGTTTGATGTTGCATTATTAGATCGCACCCTACCGGATTCTCACGGCTTTAATGGATTACATAGCATTCAGAATATGTCCCCCAAACTACCTATTATTTTTTTAACTGGTTATAAAGATGAGCGTTTAGCACTTGAAGCCATAAAGCAGGGTGCTCAAGATTATTTATTTAAAGATCAATTAGATGCTAACTTAATTAAACGTGCGATCCAATATGCCGTATTAAGAAAACAATTCGAAGATGTACTCATTATCCGAGCTAATTTCGATATGCTGACAGGGCTTGCCAATCGTATGCTCTTTGAAAATCGCCTGGAAATTGCTCTCGCAAAAATGAGGCAACTTGGAGGCATAATTAGTGTGCTCTTACTTGATCTCGATAAATTCAAACAAGTTAATGACACCTATGGGCACATTGCTGGGGATAAACTACTAAAGGAAGTAAGCTCGCGGTTGAAACAATCTCTGCGCTCCTATGACGTTGTAGCTCGTTTTGGGGGAGATGAATTTGCTATTCTGCTTGAAAATCTTTCCGATCCTCATCAAAGTGAAATCGTGGCAAAAAAAATTGCCTCGCTTATGGATGCACCTTTTAATTTATCTGGAAATGAACTCCCCATTACACTCAGCATTGGCATTGTAAACTGTCATAATAACCGTTATATCAGCAGTGAATCGGTCTTATTACAAGCAGATGCAGCGATGTATGAAGCAAAATCACTCCCAGGTACTTCCTATCGAGTTTTTGGTAGTAACTAA
- a CDS encoding PAS domain S-box protein → MMTEINYKKLNAWMWIIFLCLIIVMSFALITLHRWIGEPSAAFHVVMLIFTFCLLITVLMAACMYLILKSHEKSKSLFDNEQHYKMILDSIKDNAIFTLTPLGHVKSWNIGAQRVYGYSEKEIVGRHFSLFYPREDAAKGIPLSTITIAKKQGKFEGEAIRIRKDGQPFWARILMEPIYNDKQRLSGFINITRDVTENRKMEEEHSRLIALIEESSDFVGIADLQGNLLYHNQSAKQMVGLPEDYDLSPMKISDMHPQWAVQKIINEVIPTAFEKGYWTGELALLHRSGREIPVLQSVTLHRNVMGEPVCLTTIARDITERKAAEDATKASEEIFRSAMQHASTGMALISPTGKWLIVNQSICTMLGYSEEELLQSDFQTLTHPDDLETDLENVLLMLNKQIDSYQMEKRYIHKDGHLVWGLLSVSLVWDNDGSPKYFVSLVQNISYRKKAEAANKKLLQALESSNAELERFAYVASHDLQEPIRMINNFGELLLTEKRDKLDDEGKEYLKIMTDAGLRMRAVINDLLAYSRVHEDSKNTCFDGEGILKSALENIKTLIEEQKAYITHDPIPLLYGNPMQIMRVLQNLITNAIKYQPPGNVPIIHIGVEDADPYWKITVQDNGLGIDEQFIKEIFEPFRRLHAWDSIKGSGLGLSICKKIAENHNGSLSVTSRLGFGSNFTLTLPKHDNILHA, encoded by the coding sequence ATGATGACAGAAATAAATTATAAAAAGCTCAACGCATGGATGTGGATCATCTTCTTATGCCTGATTATTGTAATGAGTTTTGCATTAATTACTCTACATCGTTGGATAGGGGAACCTTCTGCTGCCTTCCATGTTGTAATGCTTATTTTTACTTTTTGCTTGCTGATAACCGTTCTAATGGCGGCCTGCATGTATTTGATACTTAAATCACACGAAAAAAGTAAGTCACTCTTTGATAATGAACAGCACTATAAAATGATTCTAGACAGCATCAAAGACAATGCCATTTTCACCCTAACACCTTTAGGACATGTAAAAAGTTGGAATATTGGCGCACAACGCGTTTATGGATATTCAGAAAAAGAAATAGTGGGTAGACATTTCTCCCTGTTTTATCCCCGTGAGGATGCCGCAAAAGGCATTCCTTTAAGCACAATAACCATTGCCAAAAAGCAAGGCAAATTTGAGGGTGAGGCGATACGAATACGTAAAGATGGCCAACCTTTTTGGGCGCGCATTTTAATGGAGCCTATATATAATGACAAACAAAGATTATCAGGGTTTATTAATATAACCCGAGATGTGACTGAAAACCGCAAAATGGAAGAAGAACATTCAAGACTAATCGCCCTAATCGAAGAATCCTCTGATTTCGTAGGAATTGCCGATTTACAAGGAAATTTATTATACCATAACCAAAGTGCTAAACAGATGGTTGGTTTACCCGAAGATTACGATCTGTCACCGATGAAAATTTCCGACATGCATCCTCAGTGGGCGGTACAAAAAATAATTAATGAAGTCATACCCACCGCCTTTGAAAAAGGATATTGGACTGGGGAATTGGCTTTATTACATCGTAGTGGCCGGGAAATCCCGGTCTTACAATCAGTAACCTTACATAGAAATGTGATGGGAGAACCTGTCTGCCTTACCACCATTGCGCGCGACATTACCGAACGTAAAGCCGCAGAGGATGCAACCAAAGCCAGTGAAGAAATATTCCGTTCAGCCATGCAACATGCCTCAACCGGGATGGCCTTAATCTCGCCTACAGGAAAATGGTTAATAGTGAATCAATCAATATGCACCATGCTCGGCTACAGTGAGGAAGAATTGCTACAAAGTGATTTTCAAACATTAACGCATCCTGATGATTTAGAAACTGATTTGGAAAATGTGCTCTTGATGCTCAATAAACAAATTGACAGCTATCAAATGGAAAAAAGATATATTCACAAAGATGGCCATCTGGTCTGGGGGTTATTGAGCGTCTCTTTAGTTTGGGATAATGATGGTTCCCCCAAATACTTTGTTTCATTAGTGCAAAACATTTCCTATCGCAAAAAAGCAGAGGCAGCAAATAAAAAACTCCTGCAAGCCTTAGAAAGTTCAAATGCTGAATTGGAGCGATTTGCTTATGTGGCCTCCCATGATCTACAAGAACCAATACGCATGATCAATAACTTCGGCGAACTATTATTAACTGAAAAACGAGATAAACTTGACGATGAGGGCAAAGAATATTTGAAAATTATGACCGATGCAGGCCTACGTATGCGTGCAGTGATTAATGATTTACTTGCCTATTCTCGTGTGCATGAAGACTCTAAAAATACCTGCTTTGATGGAGAGGGCATCTTAAAAAGTGCATTAGAAAACATCAAAACATTAATCGAGGAACAAAAAGCCTACATAACTCATGACCCCATCCCACTGCTTTATGGTAATCCCATGCAGATTATGCGTGTCCTACAAAACCTAATTACCAATGCTATAAAATATCAACCTCCTGGTAATGTCCCTATTATTCATATTGGTGTAGAAGATGCAGATCCCTATTGGAAAATCACGGTCCAAGACAACGGACTAGGAATTGATGAGCAATTTATTAAAGAAATTTTTGAACCATTTCGGCGCCTACATGCATGGGATTCAATTAAAGGAAGTGGACTTGGTCTATCCATTTGCAAAAAAATTGCCGAAAACCACAATGGCTCTTTATCAGTCACATCCAGGCTAGGATTTGGTAGCAACTTTACCCTCACCCTTCCAAAACATGATAACATTTTACATGCCTGA
- a CDS encoding HAD-IC family P-type ATPase has translation MSKTLTFYVSGMTCGGCSGSIQRIVGLNLASESITLEAFNADLSQFKDPKRTTMVISETPEEIQLLEQAQTSEERVLIEEQLKRASWQKIRAYIEDLRFTCEDYDYDPDAELLPIIPIEEHSSIPHPLEYATEPRQNLEQLTEIPPIAGVTTTTEPHSKPSPQLSALILNQAKKYFSSHWFKGFLGCSAGVIVLIACLSGAAMSLAVMLPLAGLSTMLTLALGANSYADAWKKWRASRALTMDSLFALSTSLILVISLASLYAPWLPMMFDAALLIYGFRHIGLGIEDSIKARIGTAKFQDRAAKIVRKISIDTDDEAADREEQALLTQIQPGDIILVNPGEIIPLDGTCLAESTIYNTITTGAILPRHFMPDAKVLAGMRLAENAAPLRIRVSRNYQNSYLSRLDAQIIKAALDKSPIELQAVQLLEYFIPLVLLFALTAGAAIGLFFSMASAIQCVASILVSACPCTLGLIIPLAVTSGMHKAAENGVQFKSTKVLQNAEQIDTVIFDLNGTLTTGVPQVKQIKALNEQELSESQLRKICAALEKTSAHPTGKAIYAYTKDDNSDELDVTEFNRKHHSGIIGEINRTSYIIGSRSLMQKQGITLPENETLPKLDSGDDLVLVARDRTIIGYMVMTDPLREDALRTLNALKSMGKEIHLCTGAARETALRYAKELGINLNHVYAECVSNQKTIYINELRSRGRKVAMFGDAGNDAEAMAASDFSGAIASGDQVTQEAADAVIHPGALMAIASLFAISKQTVANINQNMIGSFAYNFGMVGTSGVLFITAGLTIPPAIGVVLMMSQACLILLNVYRFKNQPLNHLTEEAKETQASHTVSHTHMLRRMPSNENTEGCTSDYQSYCSRDDRTPNANCLVESGVSHDTDARVPQQAYYI, from the coding sequence ATGTCTAAGACTTTAACTTTTTATGTTTCCGGAATGACTTGTGGTGGTTGTAGTGGCAGCATTCAACGTATTGTAGGCCTTAATCTCGCTTCAGAATCAATCACTCTTGAAGCATTTAATGCCGATCTTTCTCAATTTAAAGACCCCAAAAGAACCACTATGGTTATTTCGGAAACCCCTGAAGAAATACAACTATTAGAACAAGCACAAACAAGCGAAGAACGTGTGCTGATAGAAGAACAATTAAAACGTGCAAGCTGGCAAAAAATAAGAGCATACATCGAAGACCTAAGATTTACTTGCGAAGACTATGATTACGACCCAGATGCAGAACTTCTACCAATAATCCCAATTGAAGAGCATTCATCAATACCCCACCCCTTGGAGTATGCAACAGAACCCCGCCAAAATTTGGAACAGTTAACAGAAATACCTCCAATTGCTGGAGTGACCACGACTACAGAGCCTCACTCTAAGCCATCGCCTCAACTCAGCGCGCTTATCCTTAACCAAGCAAAAAAATATTTTTCGTCACATTGGTTTAAGGGATTTCTCGGATGTAGTGCGGGCGTTATTGTATTAATCGCTTGTTTGAGCGGTGCTGCCATGTCACTTGCAGTGATGCTGCCACTTGCAGGTTTAAGTACCATGCTAACTTTAGCATTAGGTGCAAACTCCTATGCTGATGCATGGAAAAAATGGCGAGCAAGCCGCGCCCTAACTATGGACAGCCTATTCGCACTAAGTACGAGCTTGATCCTGGTTATTTCTCTTGCCTCTTTATATGCCCCGTGGCTACCTATGATGTTCGATGCTGCCCTGCTTATCTATGGCTTTAGACATATTGGCCTTGGCATCGAAGACAGCATTAAAGCACGAATAGGCACAGCTAAATTCCAAGACCGAGCCGCTAAAATAGTTCGAAAAATTAGCATAGACACTGACGACGAAGCGGCAGACCGTGAAGAACAGGCCCTGCTAACTCAGATTCAACCCGGTGATATCATCCTCGTTAACCCAGGAGAAATTATTCCCCTAGATGGAACATGTCTTGCAGAAAGCACTATTTATAATACGATTACTACTGGTGCGATTCTTCCACGCCATTTTATGCCCGACGCTAAAGTGCTCGCCGGAATGCGCCTTGCAGAAAATGCAGCCCCGTTAAGAATTCGCGTTAGCAGAAACTATCAGAACTCCTACCTTTCCCGACTCGATGCCCAAATTATCAAGGCAGCTTTAGATAAATCCCCTATAGAGCTGCAAGCAGTACAGCTTTTAGAATACTTCATTCCCCTGGTGCTCTTATTCGCATTAACGGCAGGAGCTGCCATTGGTCTGTTCTTCTCGATGGCATCTGCAATTCAATGTGTAGCATCGATTCTGGTAAGCGCTTGCCCTTGTACATTAGGCTTAATTATTCCCCTTGCAGTGACCTCGGGAATGCATAAAGCAGCGGAAAATGGCGTACAATTTAAAAGCACCAAAGTGCTACAAAATGCAGAACAAATAGACACGGTTATTTTTGATTTGAATGGTACCCTAACTACCGGAGTTCCCCAAGTCAAGCAGATAAAAGCGCTCAATGAACAAGAACTATCTGAATCACAACTCCGCAAAATTTGTGCTGCCTTGGAAAAAACCTCGGCTCATCCGACCGGTAAGGCAATTTATGCATATACTAAAGACGATAATTCAGATGAATTAGATGTAACCGAATTCAATAGAAAGCACCACTCAGGGATCATTGGAGAAATAAATAGAACGAGCTATATCATAGGTAGCCGATCCCTAATGCAAAAACAAGGAATAACTCTTCCTGAAAATGAAACATTACCGAAGCTAGACAGCGGTGATGATCTAGTCCTGGTTGCCCGTGACAGAACCATCATTGGCTATATGGTGATGACTGACCCTCTGCGTGAGGATGCCCTTCGTACGCTTAATGCCTTAAAAAGTATGGGCAAAGAAATTCATCTATGCACCGGGGCAGCTAGAGAAACGGCTCTTCGCTATGCAAAAGAGCTTGGCATCAACCTTAACCATGTGTACGCTGAGTGTGTTTCCAACCAAAAGACAATTTATATCAATGAGCTAAGAAGTAGAGGCCGTAAAGTAGCGATGTTTGGCGATGCAGGAAATGATGCAGAAGCTATGGCTGCAAGCGATTTTAGTGGTGCCATTGCCTCTGGAGATCAGGTAACTCAGGAAGCCGCTGATGCTGTAATTCATCCTGGTGCATTAATGGCGATTGCCTCATTGTTTGCCATTTCCAAACAAACGGTCGCGAATATTAATCAAAACATGATTGGGAGTTTTGCCTACAATTTTGGTATGGTCGGGACTTCGGGAGTATTATTTATTACCGCAGGCCTCACAATTCCCCCAGCGATTGGCGTTGTTCTTATGATGTCACAAGCTTGTCTTATCTTATTGAATGTTTACCGATTTAAAAATCAACCACTCAACCATTTGACAGAAGAAGCGAAGGAAACACAAGCATCGCACACGGTATCCCATACCCACATGTTGAGACGAATGCCTTCCAATGAAAACACTGAAGGCTGTACCTCAGATTATCAGTCGTATTGTTCTCGAGATGATAGAACTCCCAACGCTAATTGTCTCGTAGAGTCAGGAGTTTCACACGATACAGATGCACGAGTACCACAACAAGCATATTATATTTAG
- a CDS encoding protein LphB, protein MSSLSSRKESWLTIIFAVYCTYYLIVSLAAAWGFTTDDAYITWLYARQLAEGEGISWPALLPRVEGYSNFLWLLMASLSFKLHWPVVLTMKWVSVVSLGLGLVFLYRLSRLFLSPLLAMIPVFIFSHYTGVVWWTVSGLESTFFCALSLLLIWQCAVALGFSPVVETSPGESRLSTRAWTIANISLLLLGLTRFEGIIWGIPVVLFIFCQWKSKHLGMILPSKKTSYLWGAITLVCLALPYTIYFFWRVHYFGHWIPNSYQCKAFLAGQGGVVDLDYVRVILPLIVCALPYLLAPKDCRHILLWLPSLLYGVMLWGADPVLAHMLRLFLAPFALFSLLAVLGVFEFLSHFNLAKEDVRLLSCFVFILITFLLIPRNNLTTLHVLATNYQSRNQSRLLIARLLNEQAAKGDTILLGDCGVIPFNARSDLRFIDSQCLNNAELTQPPYNRNFALYASYIRDQVKPDWVIISKPVLEARVDFLISLLQGSDFLTHYQFIARFESGPVAHDVKGHSQKTIDNVYLVYKRVS, encoded by the coding sequence TTGAGTTCTTTATCATCGAGAAAAGAAAGTTGGCTAACAATTATTTTTGCCGTTTATTGTACTTATTATTTAATTGTTTCCTTGGCGGCTGCGTGGGGATTTACTACCGATGATGCCTACATCACTTGGCTTTATGCGCGTCAGTTGGCTGAGGGTGAGGGGATTAGTTGGCCTGCGCTTTTACCTCGTGTTGAAGGATATTCAAATTTTCTTTGGCTTTTAATGGCCTCTTTAAGTTTTAAGTTGCATTGGCCTGTTGTTCTTACCATGAAATGGGTCTCTGTTGTTAGCTTAGGATTGGGGCTGGTTTTTTTATATCGTTTGAGTCGGCTTTTTTTAAGCCCTTTATTGGCAATGATCCCTGTGTTCATTTTTAGTCATTATACTGGGGTGGTCTGGTGGACGGTTAGTGGATTAGAAAGTACTTTTTTCTGTGCTTTATCACTCTTATTAATCTGGCAATGTGCTGTGGCTTTGGGGTTTTCTCCTGTTGTAGAGACGTCTCCAGGGGAGAGTCGATTATCTACACGGGCTTGGACGATTGCCAATATTAGTTTGCTATTACTTGGGTTAACCCGATTTGAAGGAATCATTTGGGGCATCCCAGTTGTCTTATTTATTTTTTGTCAGTGGAAATCAAAACATCTAGGCATGATACTACCGAGTAAAAAAACAAGCTATTTATGGGGAGCCATTACGCTGGTGTGTTTAGCACTTCCTTATACCATTTATTTCTTTTGGCGTGTGCATTATTTTGGACATTGGATTCCCAACAGTTATCAATGTAAAGCTTTTCTGGCTGGGCAGGGTGGGGTAGTTGATCTTGATTATGTCCGAGTCATTCTTCCTTTAATTGTGTGTGCCTTACCCTATTTGTTAGCCCCTAAAGATTGCCGTCATATCCTCCTGTGGTTACCTTCCCTGCTTTATGGAGTGATGTTGTGGGGGGCGGACCCGGTTTTAGCACATATGCTACGCTTATTTTTAGCTCCGTTCGCTTTGTTTTCTCTGTTGGCAGTTTTGGGAGTATTTGAGTTTTTAAGTCATTTTAATTTAGCAAAAGAAGATGTAAGACTCCTCAGTTGTTTTGTATTTATTCTCATAACATTTTTATTAATCCCTAGAAATAATTTGACCACTCTACATGTATTGGCTACTAATTACCAAAGTAGAAATCAAAGCCGATTATTGATTGCCAGACTCTTGAATGAGCAAGCAGCAAAGGGAGATACTATTTTATTAGGGGATTGTGGGGTAATTCCTTTTAATGCTCGTTCTGATTTACGTTTTATTGATAGCCAATGCTTGAATAATGCGGAGTTAACACAACCTCCTTATAATCGTAATTTTGCCTTGTATGCCTCCTATATTCGCGACCAGGTCAAACCCGATTGGGTTATTATTAGTAAGCCTGTTTTAGAGGCTCGTGTTGATTTCTTAATCAGCCTACTCCAAGGTAGCGACTTTTTAACTCATTATCAGTTTATTGCGCGGTTTGAATCGGGACCTGTTGCTCATGATGTAAAAGGGCATTCGCAAAAGACGATTGATAATGTTTATTTAGTGTATAAAAGAGTGAGCTAG
- the icmX gene encoding type IVB secretion system protein IcmX, producing the protein MKRLSKFAVINLFCWTTLPAVADDISQYSTQQTAANTQNLVQYLVNLGGYLGYNITQSPTKNNSTVSQTLLNATATQVVQTYMFNTFLGALPVNAFNTALAQIVPGEVSGASSINAWANNTFNAQNFSNPASQQQGKVSVVNNIDQQTFQPDPVNQGLLNILGTPDNSYCMNYDGTEWVGCSSNANGNLVPGSVVSANIIGELPSTYQYFTFQYNQQFLSQLNSNNLTAPLLYSTQSTSNNTGSSNSILGIPNSGSNSQNQGLSAQNQAQQAANFIRYVSGSVTPLQLPNLKSYDTLYSTATSGSSTQQPTLQQIQAQSTLNNYFTSLRTYAAQYSVGLSNLYFIMSKRLPQNQSTTGQAPASQALSEFKMATWRLFNADMSQNNQWINQINSASPATVEKEIATLLAEISYQMYLDRQIQERILLTNSIMLLQNTRSTQPSGNFTSGSATNSQ; encoded by the coding sequence ATGAAACGACTATCAAAATTCGCTGTGATTAATTTGTTTTGCTGGACAACTCTGCCTGCGGTAGCAGATGATATTTCCCAGTACAGCACCCAGCAAACAGCGGCCAACACACAAAACTTAGTACAATATTTAGTAAACCTTGGGGGCTATTTAGGATATAACATTACTCAATCACCCACTAAGAATAACAGCACAGTCAGTCAAACTCTACTTAATGCAACTGCAACTCAGGTTGTGCAAACCTATATGTTTAATACCTTTTTAGGTGCGCTTCCCGTTAACGCGTTCAATACGGCTCTAGCACAAATCGTTCCCGGAGAGGTATCTGGTGCATCATCAATAAACGCTTGGGCCAATAACACATTTAATGCACAGAATTTCAGTAATCCTGCATCCCAACAACAAGGGAAGGTCTCCGTGGTCAATAATATCGACCAACAGACATTCCAACCAGACCCCGTGAACCAGGGATTATTAAATATACTCGGCACCCCAGATAATAGCTATTGTATGAACTATGATGGCACAGAGTGGGTTGGATGTTCCTCTAATGCCAATGGTAATCTAGTACCAGGAAGCGTGGTTTCTGCAAACATCATTGGGGAGCTTCCTTCGACGTACCAATATTTTACGTTTCAATATAATCAACAATTTTTAAGTCAGTTAAACAGCAATAACCTAACTGCCCCACTTTTATATTCAACCCAAAGTACATCAAATAATACGGGTTCAAGTAATTCAATCTTAGGCATACCTAATTCAGGTTCTAACTCACAAAATCAAGGCTTAAGTGCACAAAACCAAGCGCAACAGGCTGCGAACTTTATTCGCTATGTTTCTGGCTCTGTAACACCATTACAATTACCTAATCTTAAATCTTATGATACCTTATATAGTACCGCAACATCAGGAAGCAGTACCCAGCAACCAACACTCCAACAAATACAAGCGCAATCCACGCTCAATAATTATTTTACTTCACTACGTACCTATGCGGCGCAATACTCCGTAGGGCTAAGTAACTTATATTTCATCATGTCAAAAAGGCTACCACAAAACCAAAGTACAACTGGACAAGCCCCTGCAAGCCAAGCATTAAGTGAATTTAAAATGGCAACCTGGAGATTATTTAATGCGGATATGAGCCAGAATAATCAATGGATCAATCAAATTAATAGTGCTTCCCCAGCTACAGTCGAAAAAGAAATTGCAACCTTATTGGCTGAAATTAGTTATCAAATGTACCTAGATCGCCAAATACAAGAACGTATTTTACTTACAAACAGCATTATGCTTTTACAAAATACCCGCTCAACTCAACCTAGCGGCAATTTCACCAGTGGCTCAGCAACAAACTCTCAATAA
- the icmW gene encoding type IVB secretion system protein IcmW, with protein MPDLSHEASSQYWFEYIDPMIYRVITFMESVEDWTLDGNPEFEAAMTQLGKELDDIEKIDLGLLSEEEKFIRIVGNIKSGRGLRLLQAIDTVHPGSASRVLIHAEETSTGSHDPAGVFLKRNIVFERLRLLSRVFCQYRLKLVLRALEGDE; from the coding sequence ATGCCCGATCTTAGCCATGAAGCATCCTCCCAATATTGGTTTGAATATATTGACCCGATGATCTACCGCGTTATTACTTTTATGGAAAGTGTTGAGGACTGGACCCTCGATGGAAATCCCGAATTTGAAGCTGCTATGACGCAGTTGGGTAAGGAGCTTGATGACATTGAAAAAATCGATTTAGGGCTTCTGTCTGAAGAGGAAAAGTTCATTCGTATCGTAGGAAATATTAAATCAGGGAGAGGACTACGTTTGTTGCAAGCAATCGATACAGTTCATCCGGGAAGCGCTTCACGTGTGCTAATTCATGCGGAAGAAACGAGTACTGGAAGCCATGATCCTGCAGGAGTTTTTCTTAAGAGAAACATTGTATTTGAACGTTTACGCTTATTGTCACGAGTTTTTTGTCAATATCGACTTAAACTCGTTTTGCGCGCACTTGAAGGGGATGAATGA
- the icmV gene encoding type IVB secretion system protein IcmV has product MKKQSRIVKLVGSILNVRAWFDWERVRSFTLYLSNGFKRLFVPQQNKEVESFDEAATKLNLSDAALMTKQKALFRLSIVMLIAAGLILSYAGYQLFYGSFPAVIVSLIVTLIALTLAFRYHFWYYQIKNRKLGCTFDEWFKQGLLGEKK; this is encoded by the coding sequence ATGAAGAAACAATCGAGAATTGTAAAGCTTGTTGGCAGCATTCTAAATGTTCGCGCATGGTTTGATTGGGAACGAGTGAGATCTTTTACTCTATACCTATCTAATGGATTTAAACGACTGTTTGTACCACAACAGAATAAGGAGGTTGAGTCCTTTGATGAGGCTGCAACCAAATTAAATCTGAGTGATGCAGCTTTAATGACAAAGCAAAAAGCGTTGTTTCGTTTAAGTATCGTAATGTTAATCGCTGCTGGCTTAATTTTAAGCTATGCGGGTTATCAGCTTTTTTATGGTTCATTTCCGGCCGTTATAGTGAGCTTAATAGTCACTTTAATCGCTTTGACATTGGCTTTTCGCTACCACTTCTGGTACTACCAAATTAAAAATCGCAAGTTAGGTTGTACTTTTGACGAATGGTTTAAGCAAGGATTATTAGGGGAGAAAAAATGA